From the genome of Niabella agricola, one region includes:
- a CDS encoding phosphocholine-specific phospholipase C gives MDNRRAFLKKSMLLSGAAGIRAAVPDSLLKALSIDPKPGSTFLDAEHIVILMQENRSFDHCFGALQGVRGFNDPRAITLPDQKPVWFQTNEKGESYGPFRLNIKETNATWLGALPHSRHSQVDAFNNGKYDKWLPAKKTGNKKYAAMPLTMGYYTREDLPFNYALADAFTVCDQNFCSAMTSTTPNRSFFWTGKIRDTDDGYPRDNIRNDNFAHAKMSWKTFPELLTENDINWKFYQNDISCGGGYTGEERAWLSNFGCNLLEFFKAYNVKYTPRYVEGLKQLVDTLPGEINQLQEESPSSEAASKKIKTALSKKQAALDNARAELERWSRTNFEKLTEKQKELFYSAFVNNKKDAGYRSVSQLKYRENGAERLMTVPSGDILYQFRKDVDEGRLPIVSWLAGPQNFSDHPSAPWYGAWYVSEILDILTKNPEVWKKTIFILTYDENDGYYDHVPPFSIADNKKPGTGKCSAGIDTEVEQVRLEYELKQGIPEKQAREAPIGLGFRVPMVIASPWSRGGKVCSQLFEHTSTLQFLETFLNQKYNKKIRIDNISEWRRTISGDLTSAFSPFNGEPVRKLPFLKRDAFVETIYNAQFQKDPGGFHRLSEQDLKQAKKGGQELSFMPRQEQGTRPSPAIPYEWYADGNLSEDKASLLVSLKAGTTVFGQKAQGAPFTAYAPVPFTDEKGNSDVCRNWSFAVKKGDTLHYEWPVKAFADGLYHLRLHGPNGFFREFRGNSQDPALKVQCMYEMNGAQPTGNVLLQFGSAVPVTIDIVDNAYKNNTISKAVNGSQNLVLNLAKSGGWYDFSIKIKGNNRFEKRYAGRVETKKEGITDPAMGHTV, from the coding sequence ATGGATAACAGACGTGCATTCCTGAAAAAATCCATGCTGCTGTCGGGTGCAGCAGGTATTAGAGCCGCCGTTCCCGATAGCCTTTTAAAAGCCCTTTCCATTGACCCCAAACCGGGCAGCACCTTCCTGGATGCAGAACATATCGTGATCCTGATGCAGGAGAACCGATCTTTTGACCATTGCTTTGGGGCGCTACAGGGGGTACGCGGTTTTAATGATCCGCGGGCCATTACCCTGCCGGATCAGAAACCGGTTTGGTTCCAAACCAATGAAAAGGGAGAGTCCTATGGCCCTTTCCGTTTGAACATTAAGGAAACCAATGCTACCTGGTTGGGTGCACTGCCTCATTCGCGCCACAGCCAGGTGGATGCATTTAATAACGGGAAGTATGATAAATGGCTGCCGGCGAAAAAAACGGGGAACAAAAAATACGCCGCCATGCCGCTGACCATGGGCTATTATACCCGGGAAGACCTGCCGTTTAACTATGCCCTGGCGGATGCCTTTACCGTTTGCGATCAGAATTTTTGTTCGGCCATGACCAGTACTACACCCAACCGGTCTTTTTTCTGGACGGGAAAGATCCGGGATACGGATGACGGGTACCCGCGGGACAATATCCGCAATGATAATTTTGCCCATGCAAAAATGAGCTGGAAAACCTTTCCGGAACTGCTTACAGAAAATGATATTAACTGGAAGTTTTACCAGAATGATATTTCCTGTGGCGGCGGATATACGGGGGAGGAGCGGGCATGGCTGTCGAATTTTGGCTGCAACCTGCTGGAATTTTTTAAAGCCTACAATGTAAAGTACACCCCCCGGTATGTTGAAGGATTGAAACAGCTGGTGGATACCCTGCCCGGAGAGATCAACCAACTGCAGGAGGAAAGCCCTTCCAGCGAAGCGGCTTCAAAAAAAATAAAAACTGCTTTGAGCAAAAAGCAGGCGGCATTGGACAATGCAAGGGCCGAGTTGGAACGCTGGAGCCGGACCAATTTTGAAAAGCTGACCGAAAAGCAAAAAGAACTTTTTTATAGTGCTTTTGTCAACAATAAAAAAGATGCCGGCTATCGCTCCGTTTCCCAACTCAAATACCGTGAAAACGGCGCAGAACGTTTGATGACGGTTCCTTCCGGCGATATCCTGTACCAGTTCCGGAAGGATGTGGATGAAGGGCGGCTGCCCATCGTATCCTGGCTGGCGGGACCGCAGAATTTTTCGGATCATCCCAGTGCTCCCTGGTATGGAGCCTGGTATGTTTCGGAGATCCTGGACATCCTTACGAAGAATCCCGAGGTTTGGAAAAAGACCATCTTTATCCTTACTTATGATGAAAACGACGGGTATTACGATCATGTGCCGCCGTTTTCTATTGCAGACAATAAGAAACCCGGCACCGGGAAATGCAGTGCGGGGATTGACACCGAGGTGGAACAGGTGCGGCTGGAATATGAATTAAAACAGGGTATCCCCGAAAAACAGGCACGCGAGGCTCCCATTGGGTTGGGGTTCAGGGTACCCATGGTCATTGCATCACCCTGGAGCCGCGGCGGTAAGGTATGCTCCCAGTTGTTTGAACATACATCCACCCTGCAATTCCTGGAAACCTTTCTTAACCAGAAATACAACAAAAAGATCCGCATCGACAATATCAGTGAATGGCGGCGCACCATCAGCGGTGATCTTACTTCGGCATTCAGTCCTTTTAACGGGGAGCCCGTACGGAAACTTCCGTTTTTGAAACGGGACGCATTCGTGGAAACCATTTACAATGCCCAGTTTCAAAAGGATCCTGGCGGCTTTCACCGGTTGTCGGAGCAGGATTTGAAGCAGGCGAAAAAAGGCGGGCAGGAATTATCTTTTATGCCCCGGCAGGAGCAGGGCACCCGGCCCTCTCCGGCCATTCCGTATGAATGGTATGCGGATGGAAATCTTTCAGAAGACAAGGCATCTTTGCTTGTTTCCCTAAAGGCCGGAACCACGGTGTTTGGCCAAAAAGCACAGGGCGCCCCGTTTACCGCTTATGCCCCGGTGCCGTTTACAGATGAGAAAGGGAACTCCGATGTTTGCCGCAACTGGTCCTTCGCAGTAAAAAAAGGAGACACACTTCATTATGAATGGCCGGTTAAGGCCTTTGCGGATGGGCTTTATCATCTCCGGCTGCATGGTCCTAACGGTTTTTTCCGGGAATTTAGGGGCAATAGCCAGGACCCTGCATTGAAGGTACAGTGTATGTACGAGATGAACGGGGCGCAGCCTACGGGTAATGTGCTGTTACAGTTCGGCAGTGCCGTACCGGTGACCATCGATATCGTTGATAATGCTTATAAAAACAATACGATCAGCAAGGCCGTCAATGGCAGTCAGAACCTGGTGCTCAACCTTGCAAAAAGCGGTGGCTGGTATGACTTCAGCATAAAGATCAAGGGGAATAATCGTTTTGAGAAACGGTATGCCGGCCGTGTGGAAACGAAAAAAGAGGGAATCACAGATCCGGCCATGGGACATACGGTTTAG
- a CDS encoding class I SAM-dependent methyltransferase — MQHSTLRFSNRVEDYVKYRPHYPAAICSLLEQEGLLKPDLPVADIGSGTGISAELFLKKGYTVWGIEPNREMRQKSEVLLQSYPGFKAIDGTAESTNVPDKSVGLIVAGQAFHWFNREHCRPEFERILKTGGGVALIWNERLTATPFEKEYEDLIVRHSNQYQKVDHRNIDDAVIEAFFAPGTVTLSIFNNEQVFTYEGLEGRLLSSSYMPVKDGAGYTEMVADLKALFDQYETGNQVVIHYATKVYWGRLT, encoded by the coding sequence ATGCAACACAGCACCCTTCGTTTTAGTAACCGCGTAGAAGACTACGTAAAATACCGTCCGCATTATCCTGCCGCCATTTGTTCCCTGCTGGAGCAGGAGGGCCTGCTAAAACCGGATCTGCCCGTTGCAGATATCGGTTCGGGTACCGGTATTTCCGCTGAACTATTTTTGAAAAAAGGCTATACCGTATGGGGCATTGAACCCAACCGCGAAATGCGGCAGAAAAGCGAGGTACTGCTTCAATCGTACCCGGGCTTTAAGGCAATCGACGGTACCGCAGAATCCACTAACGTTCCTGACAAAAGCGTAGGGCTGATTGTTGCCGGACAAGCGTTTCATTGGTTTAACCGGGAGCATTGCCGCCCCGAATTTGAGCGGATCCTGAAAACTGGTGGCGGTGTAGCGCTGATCTGGAATGAACGGCTTACTGCAACGCCCTTTGAAAAGGAATATGAAGACCTTATTGTAAGGCATAGCAACCAATACCAGAAGGTAGACCACCGGAACATTGATGATGCCGTAATTGAAGCATTCTTTGCGCCGGGAACAGTAACCTTATCCATCTTCAACAACGAGCAGGTCTTTACCTATGAAGGCCTGGAGGGCCGCCTGCTTTCCTCCTCTTATATGCCGGTAAAAGATGGTGCCGGGTATACTGAAATGGTTGCCGATCTTAAAGCACTGTTTGATCAGTACGAAACCGGCAACCAGGTCGTTATTCATTATGCCACCAAGGTTTACTGGGGCCGGCTTACCTAA
- a CDS encoding SufE family protein produces MDINRMQDKIIAEFEHLAAAVNKFSYFRHLKQVSKGTGSMDATDKNDQNLVAGCRKKVWVTAYKEDGRIYFKADSDHSITRGLVNLLMKVYSGHTVSAITNADLYFLHEIKLFNYLSASWLRDFLSVIQRIKSLAIVQHLEAAPQK; encoded by the coding sequence ATGGATATAAACAGAATGCAGGACAAAATTATCGCAGAGTTTGAACACCTGGCCGCTGCGGTTAATAAATTCTCTTATTTCCGGCATTTAAAGCAGGTTTCCAAAGGCACGGGATCGATGGATGCCACAGATAAGAATGACCAGAACCTGGTAGCCGGCTGCCGTAAGAAAGTATGGGTAACCGCCTATAAGGAAGATGGCCGGATCTATTTTAAGGCCGACAGCGATCACAGTATCACGCGCGGCCTGGTAAACCTGCTTATGAAGGTTTATTCCGGGCATACCGTTTCTGCGATCACAAATGCCGACCTGTATTTTCTGCATGAGATCAAATTATTCAATTACCTTTCAGCTTCCTGGCTGCGGGATTTCCTCTCTGTAATACAGCGCATCAAATCACTGGCCATCGTGCAGCACCTGGAAGCGGCTCCTCAAAAATAG
- the serC gene encoding 3-phosphoserine/phosphohydroxythreonine transaminase, translating to MERVYNFSAGPCALPEAVLLRAQKELLNYNNTGMSVMEMSHRSKDYMAIIESAEQLFRELMQVPDNYKVLFLQGGASSQFAMVPLNLMNRNKKADYVNTGVWSDKAIKEASRYGTVNVVASSKDKTFNYIPKLDPATFTPDADYFHITTNNTIYGTRYNTLPDTGDVTLVADMSSDILSKYYDVRKFGLIYAGAQKNMGAAGVCVVVVREDLLGNAMEFTPAMMNYKNHADNGSMFNTPPTYGIYICKLVYEWLKDLGGVDAIAQINIEKARVLYEFLDNSELFSGTAVAEDRSIMNVPFITKDHTLDDQFLKEAAASGFVNLKGHRTTGGMRASIYNATSLETVQKLVDFMKQFERANA from the coding sequence ATGGAAAGAGTCTACAATTTTTCGGCCGGGCCCTGTGCATTACCGGAAGCGGTGTTATTAAGAGCACAAAAAGAGTTATTAAACTACAACAATACCGGTATGTCGGTGATGGAAATGAGTCACCGATCGAAAGATTATATGGCTATTATTGAATCGGCAGAACAATTGTTCCGTGAACTGATGCAGGTGCCCGACAACTACAAGGTGTTGTTTCTCCAGGGGGGCGCATCCAGCCAGTTTGCCATGGTTCCCCTCAACCTGATGAACCGGAATAAAAAAGCCGATTATGTCAATACCGGCGTGTGGTCTGATAAAGCCATTAAAGAAGCATCCCGTTACGGAACAGTAAATGTTGTGGCCAGCTCAAAAGATAAAACCTTTAATTATATCCCCAAGCTGGACCCGGCCACCTTCACGCCGGATGCGGATTATTTTCATATTACCACCAACAATACCATTTATGGTACGCGCTATAATACGCTGCCGGATACCGGCGATGTAACGCTGGTGGCAGATATGTCTTCCGATATCCTGTCTAAATACTATGATGTGCGGAAATTCGGTCTGATCTATGCCGGTGCCCAGAAAAACATGGGTGCCGCCGGTGTTTGCGTGGTGGTGGTACGCGAGGATCTTTTGGGGAACGCGATGGAGTTTACACCCGCCATGATGAACTATAAAAATCACGCGGACAATGGTTCAATGTTCAACACTCCACCCACTTATGGCATTTATATATGTAAGCTGGTATACGAATGGCTGAAAGACCTGGGCGGCGTGGATGCGATTGCGCAGATCAATATTGAAAAGGCTCGTGTATTATACGAATTCCTGGATAATTCGGAACTGTTTAGCGGTACTGCAGTGGCCGAAGACCGTTCCATTATGAACGTTCCCTTTATTACGAAGGACCATACACTGGATGACCAGTTTTTAAAAGAGGCTGCGGCCAGTGGTTTTGTGAACCTGAAAGGACACCGGACCACCGGTGGCATGCGGGCGAGCATTTACAATGCTACTTCGCTGGAAACCGTACAAAAATTGGTAGATTTTATGAAGCAGTTTGAGCGGGCGAACGCATAA
- a CDS encoding Crp/Fnr family transcriptional regulator, with protein MLHPLIATVRGFTSFPDAEAEYFLSLFTEKKYKRGTLLLEEGQVANEVFFILNGAIRQYFLNEEGQERTCNFALEHAFLTDLESFSRKSRSASSIVALESTTCLVITCKDLVTALHHSPAVSEFFRIIVENVAAENIRRTKSLLSLSPEKQFSELLHEKPLLFQRIPQRYIAQYLGIAPESLSRIRKRMMTLQKS; from the coding sequence ATGTTGCATCCACTGATTGCCACAGTACGGGGGTTTACATCCTTCCCGGACGCGGAGGCTGAATATTTCCTGTCACTTTTCACCGAGAAAAAATACAAGCGGGGCACGTTGTTGCTTGAGGAAGGGCAGGTGGCTAATGAAGTTTTTTTTATCCTGAACGGCGCCATCCGCCAGTACTTTTTGAATGAAGAAGGGCAGGAGCGTACCTGCAATTTTGCATTGGAACATGCGTTTCTTACGGATCTCGAAAGTTTTTCCCGGAAATCGCGGTCGGCTTCCAGCATTGTTGCGCTGGAGTCTACCACCTGTTTGGTGATCACCTGCAAAGACCTGGTTACGGCCCTGCATCATTCGCCTGCGGTCTCCGAATTTTTCAGGATCATCGTGGAAAATGTAGCTGCCGAAAACATCCGCCGTACCAAATCCTTATTGTCATTATCACCGGAAAAACAGTTCAGTGAACTACTGCATGAGAAGCCCCTTTTATTTCAGCGGATACCGCAACGCTATATTGCGCAATACCTGGGTATCGCGCCCGAAAGCCTGAGCCGCATCCGCAAACGCATGATGACCCTTCAAAAATCTTAA
- a CDS encoding NAD-dependent epimerase/dehydratase family protein, with protein MQTILGAGGDIGKFLAGALRPYTDRVRLVGRHPEKVNETDELVTANLLDADLVQKAVAGSEVAYLTVGLPYHAVIWEQQWPVIMRHVIEACIQHHCKLVFFDNVYAYARTAIPHMKEDSPIDPPSRKGQVRAQLIRMLAAAETRGLRYLIARSADFYGPGARNGILNLLVLNNLKKGRRANWQTNVHKIHSLTYTPDAAKATALLGNTEAAYGQVWHLPTSQERLTGKQMIELAAAQLQVPPRYFVLSPLLMALGGLFSRTIRELREMQYQNSQDYYFDSSKFIKTFGLEPTSYQEGIRQTMLGDDDIRG; from the coding sequence ATGCAAACAATTTTAGGTGCCGGCGGCGATATCGGGAAGTTTCTTGCAGGCGCCCTGCGGCCGTATACAGACCGGGTACGACTGGTGGGACGGCATCCGGAGAAGGTGAATGAAACAGATGAGCTGGTGACTGCAAACCTGCTGGATGCAGATCTTGTTCAAAAAGCCGTAGCAGGCAGCGAGGTAGCGTATCTCACTGTTGGATTGCCCTACCATGCAGTCATTTGGGAGCAGCAATGGCCGGTGATTATGCGCCATGTGATCGAGGCCTGCATACAGCATCATTGCAAACTGGTTTTTTTTGATAATGTGTATGCTTATGCCCGAACGGCCATTCCCCATATGAAAGAAGACAGTCCTATCGATCCGCCCTCGCGAAAGGGCCAGGTGCGGGCTCAGTTAATCCGGATGCTGGCGGCTGCCGAAACAAGAGGATTGCGCTATCTTATTGCCCGCAGTGCCGATTTTTACGGTCCAGGTGCCCGGAACGGTATATTGAACCTGCTGGTGCTGAACAATCTTAAAAAAGGACGCAGGGCCAACTGGCAAACCAATGTACATAAAATACATTCATTAACCTATACTCCGGATGCAGCAAAGGCCACGGCGCTGTTGGGTAATACTGAAGCTGCTTACGGTCAAGTATGGCACCTGCCTACGTCGCAGGAACGGCTTACCGGTAAACAGATGATTGAACTGGCTGCTGCCCAGTTGCAGGTGCCGCCCCGCTATTTCGTCTTGTCGCCACTGCTGATGGCTTTGGGCGGGTTGTTTTCCCGTACGATAAGAGAACTCCGCGAAATGCAATACCAGAACAGCCAGGATTATTATTTCGACAGTTCAAAATTTATAAAAACATTCGGACTTGAGCCCACTTCTTATCAAGAAGGGATCCGGCAAACGATGCTGGGGGATGATGACATACGAGGTTAA
- a CDS encoding response regulator transcription factor has translation MLQHNSAPVIAIVDDHPIVIEGLKNLLTSETEFEIVSFTTGNDFLNYLKTNEADVVLLDVVLPDINGLELCRELRKKYPEITVLAISNQAERSIIVQMLQNGASGYLLKNASADELLDGIEKGLRGEEALSHEVKAILSRPATNDWNGIPTLTKREKEILRLISEGLSSTDIADKLFLSQLTVETHRRNIIQKFQTTNMFSVIKLAIEHKII, from the coding sequence ATGTTGCAGCATAATTCCGCTCCAGTTATTGCGATCGTAGATGATCATCCTATTGTGATTGAAGGACTGAAAAACCTGCTCACCTCCGAAACGGAGTTTGAGATTGTAAGTTTTACAACAGGAAATGACTTCCTGAATTATCTTAAAACAAACGAGGCCGATGTCGTACTGCTGGATGTGGTATTGCCGGATATAAATGGGCTGGAGCTTTGCAGGGAACTCCGAAAAAAGTATCCGGAAATAACCGTGCTGGCCATCAGTAACCAGGCCGAACGCAGCATCATTGTACAGATGCTTCAGAACGGAGCCAGCGGCTATCTGCTTAAAAATGCTTCGGCCGATGAGCTATTGGATGGTATTGAAAAAGGGCTGAGAGGAGAAGAAGCACTAAGCCATGAAGTAAAAGCGATCCTGTCGCGCCCCGCCACCAACGACTGGAACGGTATCCCCACACTTACGAAACGGGAAAAAGAAATCCTCCGCCTCATCTCGGAAGGACTTTCCAGCACCGACATTGCCGATAAACTGTTCCTCAGCCAGCTGACTGTAGAAACCCACCGCCGGAACATCATACAAAAATTTCAGACAACCAATATGTTCTCCGTGATCAAACTGGCGATCGAACATAAGATCATATAA
- a CDS encoding tetratricopeptide repeat-containing sensor histidine kinase, protein MRTLLLVIGCFTGMLISGQPMLNHTSYPDSLLQLLQNAKNDSTKARLNYFLSDYWSYTDTARAAFYLREGKKAAKNHPYLQALFVFYEALFLHDFQLELAAKKYKEAEKLLEKLPYKEALVYRARAWRNYGTLQQQKDNEQEMIAVILDHAIPLVRKANDLEREGSYYCDVGLVYMNQLLHSKAETFFEKGISLLKKTKPRLETMIVALDNRAKNFCYMDSMQYARPLLNEMGTLLKPYPESEYNIDYTLTQSVYYRKTGNLQAALKSLQTGILLAQKLKQQRQENDLRFQLYKVYTAQGNYRLALGALQTVIKNKQSGFMEDEVMHAFEMSETYARLNDVPSAYTWLKKYSVLRDTMYMRNLKAEIAAVETKFNTAEKEKAIALLQAENKEAALKARNSRLRTSILVIICLAILIILIFVTITYKTSKTLAAQRELNYQQQLKEMEQQRQILTTEAMLEGEERERRRVARDLHDGLGGMLAGIKLKLSSHASSQRYQHRNEQPELSTIINQLDQSVTELRRIARNMMPESLIRFGLQTALKDLCESLMTSETHISFAAFDIDERMELSIQVVIYRIIQEALANAIRHSKAKNIMVQCSQNKNRFYITVEDDGIGFSNLRKDQKGIGLINIENRVKYLNGKIDVISIANEGTTLNMELHVAA, encoded by the coding sequence ATGCGAACGCTGTTGTTGGTCATCGGATGTTTTACGGGGATGCTGATTTCGGGGCAACCCATGCTGAACCATACCAGCTACCCGGATAGTTTGCTGCAATTGCTGCAAAACGCAAAAAATGACAGCACAAAGGCCCGCCTCAACTATTTTCTTTCCGATTACTGGAGTTATACAGATACGGCCAGGGCTGCTTTTTATTTAAGAGAAGGAAAAAAGGCCGCAAAGAACCACCCCTATTTGCAGGCGCTTTTTGTTTTTTATGAAGCGCTGTTCCTGCACGATTTTCAGCTGGAGCTGGCCGCAAAAAAATACAAAGAGGCAGAAAAGCTCCTGGAGAAACTCCCGTACAAAGAGGCGCTGGTTTACAGAGCAAGGGCCTGGCGGAACTATGGCACGTTGCAGCAGCAAAAAGATAATGAGCAGGAAATGATTGCCGTAATCCTGGATCATGCCATTCCTCTGGTCCGGAAAGCAAACGATCTGGAGCGTGAAGGCAGTTATTACTGCGACGTAGGCCTGGTGTATATGAACCAGCTGCTGCACTCAAAAGCCGAAACGTTTTTTGAAAAAGGCATAAGCCTGCTGAAGAAAACAAAGCCACGGCTGGAAACGATGATCGTAGCATTGGATAACCGGGCAAAAAACTTTTGCTATATGGACAGCATGCAATATGCCCGGCCCCTGCTTAATGAAATGGGCACGCTCCTAAAGCCCTATCCCGAATCCGAATACAATATCGACTACACACTAACCCAAAGCGTTTATTACCGGAAAACAGGCAACCTGCAGGCGGCATTGAAAAGCCTTCAAACCGGTATTCTGCTTGCGCAAAAGCTAAAGCAACAACGCCAGGAAAATGACCTGCGGTTTCAGTTGTACAAAGTTTATACAGCCCAGGGAAACTACCGGCTGGCACTGGGAGCCTTGCAAACGGTTATAAAAAACAAACAATCCGGTTTCATGGAAGATGAGGTAATGCATGCCTTTGAAATGTCTGAAACCTATGCACGCCTTAACGATGTTCCCAGTGCCTATACCTGGCTGAAAAAATACAGTGTCCTGCGCGATACTATGTACATGCGGAACCTGAAGGCGGAGATCGCTGCTGTGGAAACAAAATTCAATACCGCAGAAAAGGAAAAAGCAATCGCATTGCTTCAGGCAGAAAATAAAGAAGCGGCACTTAAAGCAAGAAACTCCCGGTTACGCACATCGATTCTTGTTATCATCTGCCTTGCAATTCTGATCATCCTGATTTTTGTAACCATTACTTATAAAACCTCCAAAACGCTTGCAGCCCAGCGGGAGCTCAACTACCAGCAACAACTAAAGGAGATGGAGCAGCAGCGCCAGATTTTAACCACTGAAGCCATGCTGGAGGGCGAAGAACGCGAAAGAAGGCGTGTGGCGCGGGATCTTCACGATGGACTGGGCGGAATGCTGGCCGGTATCAAACTCAAGTTATCCAGTCATGCAAGCAGCCAGAGGTATCAGCATCGGAACGAGCAGCCAGAGTTATCCACGATTATCAACCAGCTGGATCAATCGGTTACGGAACTCCGGCGCATTGCGCGGAATATGATGCCCGAAAGCCTGATCCGGTTTGGCTTGCAAACGGCGTTAAAGGATCTTTGTGAATCGCTGATGACCAGCGAAACGCATATCAGTTTTGCGGCATTTGACATCGACGAACGGATGGAGTTATCGATCCAGGTGGTCATCTACCGTATTATCCAGGAGGCACTGGCCAATGCCATCCGTCATTCAAAAGCAAAGAACATCATGGTACAGTGCAGTCAGAATAAAAATCGTTTTTATATTACCGTTGAAGACGACGGTATCGGCTTCAGCAACCTTAGAAAAGACCAGAAAGGCATCGGGTTGATTAATATTGAAAACCGGGTGAAATACCTCAATGGCAAAATCGATGTTATATCGATCGCTAACGAGGGCACCACATTAAATATGGAACTACATGTTGCAGCATAA